In Paraburkholderia youngii, the genomic stretch CCGATTACCGCACTTTCAATGCTCGCCGCGCTCTGGCCCGCGAGTGTCGCGAAGCCGGCATCGACACCTTCGCGGCGCTCGGTGTGATTGCGCATCACGACGACCGGCACGCCGAAGGTCGGCGCTTCCTCCTGGAGGCCGCCCGAATCGCTGACCACGACGGCGCTGCCGCTGATCAGGTAAAGGCTCGTCGGATAGTCGACCGGCTCGATCAGCGCGAGATTCGGAATGCCATCGAGCTCGCGATGCACGGGCTCGCGCACGGCCGGGTTCAGATGCACAGGGAACACCCAGCGGTATTCGCTATAGCGCTGACACAAATCGCGCAGCACGCGGCAGATGTCCTGCAGCACGTCGCCGAAATTCTCGCGCCGATGGCATGTCACGAGCACGTGCTGCTGCTGCGCGCCGTGCCATGCGGGCAGCGGACTCGTCGGCGGCGTGACGCTCCAGCTCGCGCGCACTTCGCCGATCGCATCGACGACCGTGTTGCCGGTCACGACGATCTTCGCGGCCGCGACACCTTCGACAAGCAGGCTGTCGCGCGCGCGCGAGGTCGGCGCGAAGTGCAGCGTCGCGATGCGGCCGAGCAGGCTGCGATTCGCTTCCTCGGGAAACGGACTCGTGAGATCGCCGGTGCGCAGCCCCGCCTCGACGTGGCCGACGCGGATGCCACGGTGGAACGCCGCGAAGCCCGCGCAAAACGCGGTCGTCGTGTCGCCCTGCACGATCACCCAGTCGGGGCGCACTTCGTCGAGCGCGCGATCGAGCGCGGCGATCAGGCGCGACGCGAGCGCGTTCAGCGATTGCCCCGGGTGCATCGTTTCGAGCGAGATGTCGGGTTCGATGCCGAAGAATTCGAGCGCCTGCGCGGCCATGTCCCTGTGCTGCCCGCTCGCGCAGACGATCGTGTCGAACTCGCTGCGCAGCGCTCTCACGAGCGGTGCAAGCTTGATGACCTCGGGGCGCGTGCCCATCACCACCATGACTTTCATCGCAGTGCTTTCCCCGCCTCGACCTTGGTATGAGCGCCCCGGAACTCGACGCCGAGCGCGAGCGGCGTCGTGTCGGCGCATGGCGTGACGACGCTGAATACGCCGTCTTGTTCGACGATCTGCGCGAGCGAGCGAAAGCGCAGGAAATCGAGCGCGGCTTCCTCGTGCAGGAACAGAGGCCGTCGCGCCTTGCCGCGCATGTAGGCGATGAACTGCTCGTGCGCGTCGATGCGCGCCGCCTCGTCGGACCAGCCGTACGCGTAACGCTCGGAGAACGGATGGTCGAGATAGCCGAACAGCGTGTTGGTCGCGTATGCGGTGTCGAAAGCCTGCTTGAAGATCGCAAGCGGATCGCCCTGTTTCAGCATGCAATCGCCGTGCAGCATGCACTGCTGGCTATGACCGACGAAGCCCGCGGGCAAGCCGGCCAGGGCGCCGCCGCGCGCGGTCAGAAACTCGGGATCGTTGCGGATGATGCCGCCGATGCAGCCCGCGTAGCCCGCGTCGATCAGGCCGCGCATCGCGTACGGCGGCGACTGGTGAAATGGCGACACCGCGTAGCGCACCGGCACACCGGTCGCGCGTTCGAGCAGTTCGGCCGATTGCGCACCTTCCGCGATCGCGGTGTCGTAGCTGCCGCCCCAGTTCGGCGAATGCGTCGCCGTGTGCGACAGCACCGCGCCCTGTTGCCGATCGGCGAGCAGTTCGCGCAGGATGTCGTGCTGGCCGCCGCGTTGCAGGTTCTGCGTATGCACGGCGAGCGTGAACGGCACGCCGAGACGCCGATACGCCTGCCACAGCGGGCGCGCCGATTCGACGTCCTCGTCGCAATCGAGCCGCGACGTGATCGCCGCGTCATAGCCCCACGGCAGTTCGCTCAGCACCGGCTGACACGGCAGCGAATCGGAGCGGTAGCCGGACAGAAACTGCTCGACGAGGCGCCATTCGAACGAATCGCACGGGCCGACCGGCCGGTTGAACCACAGCACGCCCGATGCGCCCGCATCCCACAGCGCCGCATACGCGAACTGCCGCTCGCCGTTCACGACGACCGCGGCCAGTTCTGTCTCGGCCGGGACTTCAGGCGCTTCCGCGAGCGCCCAGATCGAACCGTCGGCGCGAATCGCGCCGTAGCCGAGGTTGTTCCATTCGTCGGTGAAATCGAAGCGCTCGAACGGGCGATGCCAGACCGCGCCGCCGAGTGTCCGCGCGAGCGCGCCGTAGCGCACCGCCGCCGCGCTTTCGCGCGACTCGCCCGAAGGCGCCGATGCACTGCGGCTCGCTTGTGCCAGTTCGGTTGACAAGGCCGCGGGCCGATAGCGCAGATAGCCCGCGAGCGCGATCGGCATATGGCCGAATACGATCAGCTTGCGCGGCCGCGCATTCACGTAGGCGATCAGGTCGGCGCTCCACGCGTCGGGCGCGTCGACCGCGACCACGACGTCGGGCGCGATTTCGTGCAGCATGCTGCGCGTGATCGCCTGCGCCTGGGTCCCACTGACCGAGCGCCGCAGCGCCGCCAGCACATATTGGCCAGCGTCGGCGCGCGCATCCGGAAATGCGACGCCGATCATGCGCTCACCACGTGGCGAAATTTGGCGCGGCTGCCCACCCGCACGAAATCGTCGTGACCGACGTAAGCGATCGTGAATGCGTCCTGCCAGAAGTGGCGCAGCTTCGCGGTCGTCTCTTCCGCGTTCGCGTGCGGTTCGAGCACGAGGCGCAAGGTGGGCGGCGTCGTGCGCAGATCGATCTGGAATTCCTGGATGCCGCCGACGCGGTGATCGAGCATGTCCTGGATGTGGTGCGTGGGATGCGCGACGCCGTTGATCGGCACGACGTCGTGAATCCGGCCGACCACGTCGGTCAGGAAGAAACCTTTCTCGGTCTCCTGCACGCGGGCGAGGTCGCCCGTCGTGTAGCGGATCAGCGGCATCAGCCGGTTGCGGAAACCGGTGAACACGAGTTCGTGCGCGCCATCGGGGTTGTCGGGCGCGACGCGGCTTTCCGGCCAGCCTTCCGATTCGAGGATCTGGAAGCCGCCCTCATGACCGTCGAGCTCGTAGGCCATCACACCGAGCTCGGCGAGGCCGTAACGGTCGATCACGCGGCAGCGCAACGCCTTCGCGATCATCTCGCGCGCATGCGGCTCGAGCAGCTCGCCGCTCGACTCGAACACCTGGAACGCCTTGCCGCCGCCGTACTTGCGTTGCACGTAGCAGGCGAGCGCGTACATCGTCGATGGATGCGAATGCGCAAGATACGGGCGGCGGCGCTTCAGCGTGCGCCACATTTCCTCGAGGCCTTGATCGTCGATGCGGTCGAAGAAGATGTTGCTGCGATTCATCGCGAAGCATTTGAAGTCTTCGCGCGATGGCCACTCGGGCACCGCCTGATCGGGGAAGCGGCACGCGAAGTGCAGCTCCGAACGATGGCGCAGCTTGCCGATCCGCTCGCGGCAATAGTTGGTGACCGCCGACGAATAATCGGCGCCTTCCAGGTCGTAGTAGATCGTCGTGGACAGGCCGGTCGAGCCGCCGGTCTTGCACGCGTGGTGCTTGCCCGCCTCGAGCGGCCCCGACAACAGACGCGTCCCCTGCTCGCGGATGATGTCCTTGGTCAGATACGGCAGTTCTTCCAGGTAGCGCGGGTCGTCCTTGACCTTGGCGGGATCGAACTGCTTCGCATGGAACAGGTCGCGATAGTAAGGCACCTTCGCGCCGGCGAATTCGAGCGTGGCGACGAGCCGTTCGAGCGCGATGCGGCGGCGATGCGGCATCGGCAGCGAATAGTGCTCGCGC encodes the following:
- the wecB gene encoding non-hydrolyzing UDP-N-acetylglucosamine 2-epimerase, translating into MKVMVVMGTRPEVIKLAPLVRALRSEFDTIVCASGQHRDMAAQALEFFGIEPDISLETMHPGQSLNALASRLIAALDRALDEVRPDWVIVQGDTTTAFCAGFAAFHRGIRVGHVEAGLRTGDLTSPFPEEANRSLLGRIATLHFAPTSRARDSLLVEGVAAAKIVVTGNTVVDAIGEVRASWSVTPPTSPLPAWHGAQQQHVLVTCHRRENFGDVLQDICRVLRDLCQRYSEYRWVFPVHLNPAVREPVHRELDGIPNLALIEPVDYPTSLYLISGSAVVVSDSGGLQEEAPTFGVPVVVMRNHTERREGVDAGFATLAGQSAASIESAVIGWLDDPARRAALRDRANPYGDGLASRRIVDSLRGRPVEVFVG
- a CDS encoding polysaccharide deacetylase; this encodes MIGVAFPDARADAGQYVLAALRRSVSGTQAQAITRSMLHEIAPDVVVAVDAPDAWSADLIAYVNARPRKLIVFGHMPIALAGYLRYRPAALSTELAQASRSASAPSGESRESAAAVRYGALARTLGGAVWHRPFERFDFTDEWNNLGYGAIRADGSIWALAEAPEVPAETELAAVVVNGERQFAYAALWDAGASGVLWFNRPVGPCDSFEWRLVEQFLSGYRSDSLPCQPVLSELPWGYDAAITSRLDCDEDVESARPLWQAYRRLGVPFTLAVHTQNLQRGGQHDILRELLADRQQGAVLSHTATHSPNWGGSYDTAIAEGAQSAELLERATGVPVRYAVSPFHQSPPYAMRGLIDAGYAGCIGGIIRNDPEFLTARGGALAGLPAGFVGHSQQCMLHGDCMLKQGDPLAIFKQAFDTAYATNTLFGYLDHPFSERYAYGWSDEAARIDAHEQFIAYMRGKARRPLFLHEEAALDFLRFRSLAQIVEQDGVFSVVTPCADTTPLALGVEFRGAHTKVEAGKALR
- a CDS encoding phenylacetate--CoA ligase family protein, with the protein product MRANHPFLRYSESLLVRQPFRTLKGFAGGYIAYPIAENAEKRNVRPKIRELREHYSLPMPHRRRIALERLVATLEFAGAKVPYYRDLFHAKQFDPAKVKDDPRYLEELPYLTKDIIREQGTRLLSGPLEAGKHHACKTGGSTGLSTTIYYDLEGADYSSAVTNYCRERIGKLRHRSELHFACRFPDQAVPEWPSREDFKCFAMNRSNIFFDRIDDQGLEEMWRTLKRRRPYLAHSHPSTMYALACYVQRKYGGGKAFQVFESSGELLEPHAREMIAKALRCRVIDRYGLAELGVMAYELDGHEGGFQILESEGWPESRVAPDNPDGAHELVFTGFRNRLMPLIRYTTGDLARVQETEKGFFLTDVVGRIHDVVPINGVAHPTHHIQDMLDHRVGGIQEFQIDLRTTPPTLRLVLEPHANAEETTAKLRHFWQDAFTIAYVGHDDFVRVGSRAKFRHVVSA